The proteins below come from a single Thermodesulfobacteriota bacterium genomic window:
- the ftsX gene encoding permease-like cell division protein FtsX, with the protein MRVTAGLFYTVTDAARNIRENLATAVLSSFTVGFSLAIFAVFLIAFMNLNAVVETWGDRTHIVAYMKDGTGQKETGKLRAELEGMPGVKSFEYVSRDDALGALREELKGHEGILEGVDLDLLPASFEIRLEESHRTPQGVKETVGKLKGLPSVGDVQYGTEWAEKFTAFLRFIELGALLVGGFLAAATLFIISNTIRLTVYARKDEIEVLRLVGATDGFIKIPFLIEGLVQGFFGGVLATGMVFAGRYVLTANMPPYFDFVLETPFSIPVLFAILVLSGVFMGAVGSLVCLGRFLRA; encoded by the coding sequence ATGCGCGTTACGGCCGGACTTTTCTATACCGTCACGGACGCGGCCCGCAATATAAGGGAGAACCTCGCTACCGCGGTGCTGTCCTCCTTTACGGTGGGCTTCTCGCTGGCCATATTCGCCGTCTTCCTTATCGCCTTCATGAACCTCAACGCGGTGGTAGAGACCTGGGGGGACAGGACCCATATCGTGGCCTACATGAAAGACGGTACGGGCCAGAAGGAGACGGGTAAGCTCAGGGCCGAGTTGGAAGGCATGCCGGGGGTCAAGAGCTTCGAGTACGTCTCCAGGGACGATGCGCTCGGGGCCTTGAGGGAGGAGCTCAAGGGGCACGAGGGCATACTCGAGGGCGTGGACCTGGACCTCCTCCCGGCCTCGTTCGAGATAAGGCTCGAGGAGAGCCACAGAACCCCTCAGGGGGTAAAGGAAACGGTGGGGAAGCTAAAGGGGCTCCCTTCGGTCGGCGACGTACAGTACGGGACCGAGTGGGCCGAGAAGTTCACGGCCTTCCTCCGGTTTATCGAACTCGGTGCGTTGCTCGTGGGGGGCTTCCTCGCCGCGGCAACGCTCTTTATCATATCGAACACCATACGGCTTACGGTCTACGCGCGCAAGGACGAGATAGAGGTCTTGAGGCTCGTGGGCGCCACGGACGGTTTTATAAAAATACCTTTCCTTATCGAGGGGCTCGTGCAGGGCTTTTTCGGCGGGGTGCTGGCCACGGGGATGGTCTTCGCGGGCCGCTACGTGTTGACCGCCAACATGCCCCCGTACTTCGACTTCGTGCTCGAAACGCCGTTTAGCATACCGGTACTGTTCGCCATACTGGTCCTCTCCGGCGTCTTTATGGGGGCGGTGGGGAGTCTGGTCTGCCTGGGAAGGTTCCTGAGGGCATGA